Proteins encoded together in one Triticum dicoccoides isolate Atlit2015 ecotype Zavitan chromosome 7B, WEW_v2.0, whole genome shotgun sequence window:
- the LOC119337875 gene encoding putative FBD-associated F-box protein At1g61330 translates to MGSDLNGTRKRHRHSYESYRGTNFKKTRAKVQFADLSEDLLSTILSKLPLKDAVRTGILSSKWKDRWKVCPKLRFDVLTVSNDVFYERQHTQKFIKAVNAVMQQHQGTVVRELMIKFGFDNRLVNHINTLVSFAVSAQRKSLSLDLPPGDLLVPQADQYRFPVNLLDNRSIFWLRHLQLSFASFELPPQFSGFPNLRTLDLLLLHVTRKDLQDLLSNCINLEWFSMVRCHLDDELTVVRPLSKLLYLRVGHCKITKIVLNAMKLNTFMFYGRLYPVDLGDVADLKHAFLDLYTPMTLEYALTILPKVLPSVQDLTLRASFELKMPLWMETPCKFSNLKCLDLRLILNDKEEGNILSLASFLSVAPFVEKLVIYFHVFGFPHRVSEPIKSVPRCPHNHLKNLHITGFSGTTTQLEFLVHVVESAHALEILTIKGSDIVGRRLDHKWIIKFLSLFRELERKYLREIISPNVKLSIISREYRMLEQEKNMNFLAEIQAALLRYATRQRGGQDLGNRMDEELE, encoded by the exons ATGGGCAGTGATCTAAATGGCACAAGAAAAAGACATAGGCATTCCTACGAATCCTATCGGGGAACAAATTTTAAGAAAACCAGAGCAAAGGTTCAGTTTGCAGACCTTTCCGAGGATCTACTATCTACGATTCTATCAAAACTGCCGTTAAAAGACGCTGTAAGGACTGGCATTCTATCAAGTAAATGGAAAGATAGGTGGAAGGTATGCCCAAAACTAAGATTTGATGTACTAACAGTGTCCAATGACGTGTTTTATGAGCGACAACACACCCAGAAATTCATTAAGGCTGTTAATGCAGTCATGCAACAACATCAGGGCACAGTTGTTAGAGAGCTCATGATCAAATTTGGATTTGACAACAGGCTAGTGAATCATATCAATACTTTGGTTTCTTTTGCTGTATCGGCACAGAGAAAGAGTCTTTCCCTTGATTTACCCCCAGGCGATTTGCTGGTACCACAAGCGGATCAATACAGATTCCCTGTTAATCTTTTAGACAACAGAAGCATATTTTGGCTTCGTCATCTTCAACTTAGTTTTGCATCATTTGAACTACCTCCTCAATTCAGCGGTTTCCCGAATCTGAGAACACTTGACTTGCTCTTGTTACATGTCACTCGGAAGGATCTTCAAGATTTGCTATCAAATTGCATTAATCTTGAGTGGTTCAGTATGGTTAGATGCCACTTGGATGACGAGCTGACAGTGGTTCGTCCATTGTCAAAGTTATTATACTTGCGTGTTGGGCACTGTAAGATAACAAAGATAGTACTAAATGCGATGAAACTCAACACATTCATGTTCTATGGGCGGTTGTATCCTGTTGACCTTGGGGATGTTGCAGACCTGAAACATGCATTTCTTGATTTATATACCCCAATGACTCTTGAATATGCCTTGACTATACTTCCCAAAGTGCTTCCAAGTGTTCAAGATCTGACATTACGTGCATCTTTTGAACTCAAG ATGCCCTTGTGGATGGAAACCCCTTGCAAGTTCTCCAACTTAAAATGTTTAGATTTGAGGTTGATTTTAAATGACAAAGAAGAAGGCAATATTctgtctttggcctcttttttgagCGTTGCTCCCTTCGTTGAAAAGTTAGTGATTTAT TTTCATGTTTTCGGTTTCCCACACCGTGTTTCAGAGCCAATTAAGAGTGTTCCCCGGTGTCCACATAATCATCTAAAGAACCTACATATTACAGGATTTTCTGGAACAACAACACAACTTGAATTTCTAGTGCATGTTGTTGAAAGTGCCCATGCCCTGGAGATTTTGACGATTAAAGGGTCTGACATAGTTGGCCGTCGTCTGGACCATAAATGGATAATAAAATTCCTTTCCCTATTTAGAGAACTGGAGAGAAAATATCTTCGTGAAATAATTTCACCAAATGTGAAGCTCTCCATTATCTCTCGGGAATATAGAATGCTGGAACAGGAGAAAAACATGAATTTTCTGGCAGAAATCCAAGCTGCCTTATTACGTTACGCAACTCGTCAACGAGGAGGCCAAGATTTGGGTAATCGCATGGATGAAGAACTTGAGTAA